The Saccharomycodes ludwigii strain NBRC 1722 chromosome II, whole genome shotgun sequence genome window below encodes:
- the ARG82 gene encoding inositol polyphosphate multikinase (similar to Saccharomyces cerevisiae YDR173C | ARG82 | ARGinine requiring) — protein sequence MENLHKFEHQAAGHEGTLTDEDEYLFFKPVLKQEIDFYSNLNNQLAGSVDDNELSLKDWIPKYIGLLTENDTTGLKKENINYVVLENLLRGFRKPNIMDIKLGKILYDEQTVTLGKKERLIKVSNDTTSGSLGFRICGMRVYNYSTELDHSYMELDEDTNYITINKFYGRSRTIDNIDEAIDLFFSMSNLDEKIKHKLTANFLSRLQLLYNTLLDSEVRMYSSSLLFIYETDQSRWEFLDYQDDIIPDDIEDEILDEDETTYCKTLSRLNLIDFAHSRFTPGEGPDENVLVGIENLIRIFEKEKNCNK from the coding sequence ATGGAAAATCTGCATAAATTCGAGCACCAAGCTGCAGGACATGAAGGCACGTTGACTGATGAAGAcgaatatttgtttttcaagCCTGTTTTAAAACAAGAGATAGATTTCTACAGTAATCTGAATAACCAACTTGCTGGTTCTgttgatgataatgaattGAGTTTAAAGGACTGGATACCAAAATACATTGGCCTTCTCACTGAAAATGATACAACAGGCCTAAAAAAGGAGAATATAAATTATGTAGTGTTAGAGAACCTTCTTCGTGGCTTCCGTAAACCAAACATAATGGATATAAAATTGGGGAAAATCCTATATGATGAACAGACCGTTACCTTGGGTAAAAAGGAAAGGTTGATCAAAGTAAGTAATGATACAACTTCTGGTTCGTTAGGTTTTAGAATCTGTGGTATGAGAGTATATAACTATAGTACAGAGTTGGATCATTCATATATGGAACTGGATGAAGATACCAattatataacaataaacaaGTTTTATGGCCGAAGTAGAACTATTGATAACATAGATGAAGCTattgatctttttttttccatgtCTAACCTagatgaaaaaataaagcatAAATTGACTGCCAACTTTTTATCCAGATTACAATTGTTATATAATACTCTTTTGGATTCCGAAGTGCGAATGTATTCATCAAGTTTgctatttatatatgaaaCAGATCAATCAAGATGGGAATTTTTGGATTATCAGGATGATATCATACCTGATGATATTGAAGATGAAATTCTTGATGAGGATGAAACAACCTATTGTAAAACCCTCAGCCGTTTAAACCTAATTGATTTTGCACATTCAAGATTCACGCCTGGAGAAGGACCAGATGAGAATGTACTGGTTGGTATTGAAAATTTGATAAGGATTTtcgaaaaagaaaaaaattgtaataaGTAG